The Actinomycetota bacterium DNA window CAGAGGGGACCCGAGAACCGAACAGGACCAGCACCCCCAGGGCAAGGCGATATCAGTGGCCATCGGCACCCCCCAGCCCCGCTGCCCTCACCGCCCAGATTCAGCGTCAAGAACAGCAAGGCGGGCAGCACCATGCCGCCAAGAGCCGCCAACGCCGGCAGGGCGGCATTGCGGGCGCTGCGCAGCTCGCCCACGGCCAGCTCGCGCTTGATCTCCAAGCCGACGACGAAGAAGAACAGCGCCATCAACGCGTCGTTG harbors:
- a CDS encoding Na+/H+ antiporter NhaA, which encodes MREFLDTEVTGGLVLLAATVLALLWANSSWAGAYEALWGTELAFEVGRWTLALDLRHWVNDALMALFFFVVGLEIKRELAVGELRSARNAALPALAALGGMVLPALLFLTLNLGGEGSGAGGCRWPLISPCPGGAGPVRFSGPLWAQTAAIERGHRG